Proteins found in one Salvia splendens isolate huo1 chromosome 10, SspV2, whole genome shotgun sequence genomic segment:
- the LOC121752438 gene encoding regulation of nuclear pre-mRNA domain-containing protein 1A-like isoform X1: MGDENFNETNLTEKLSKLNSSQQSIESLSRWCISHRKKAKQVVETWEKLFKAAPNEQRVSFLYLSNDILQNSRRKGSEFVNEFWKVLPTALKIVYESTNENCRKVAFRLVDIWEERKVFGSRGQNLKYELQGKNPSPVKNEKIVVPNPIKVVKRDATSIRIKIAVGGLPEKILTALQLVHDEAAKEEAALGKFQKAISSVQEIEKDILYASSQGNLNGSDAVDNLERQENVVKQCVDELEKSEAVRADLISQLREALQDQETKLEQVRSEISVARSQIEQTANIRLQLASTSPLPPPGNQVVIEPSFSTAISAANVTVPPTNPLTSFVNPTAEESKKAAAAAVAAKLAASTSSAQMLTSILSSLVAEEAASMSSGLKRPKLEPPMSFSDGKNPEGANSTYFPTSQQAMTSMAPVQSSIAQSGSQVNQLQVPFLPPPPPPPPLAPPGNSPSNQMGQSNMMGLPYGYGANNLLPPPLSNAPTGFARPNPPQQTQQQLQQQQPASGGYYRPPGIGFYGQSHQPPTPPIHRQ, encoded by the exons ATGGGTGatgaaaattttaatgagaCTAACCTGACTGAGAAACTGTCTAAACTCAACAGTTCTCAGCAAAGCATTGAGT CTTTGTCCCGGTGGTGCATTTCTCATCGTAAAAAGGCTAAGCAAGTTGTTGAAACATGGGAGAAGTTATTTAAGGCAGCGCCAAATGAACAGCGTGTTTCCTTTTTATACTTGTCCAATGACATCCTGCAAAATAGCAGGCGCAAGGGCAGTGAATTTGTCAATGAGTTCTGGAAGGTTCTTCCAACAGCTCTTAAGATTGTTTATGAAAGTACCAATGAAAATTGCAGGAAAGTTGCCTTCAGACTG GTTGACATCTGGGAAGAAAGAAAGGTTTTTGGATCTAGGGGACAAAATTTGAAATATGAATTGCAGGGGAAGAATCCTTCTCCTGTCAAGAATGAGAAGATTGTAGTTCCTAATCCTATTAAGGTGGTGAAGAGAGATGCAACATCTATCAGAATT AAAATAGCTGTGGGTGGTTTGCCAGAAAAAATTTTAACCGCGTTGCAGTTAGTACATGatgaagctgccaaagaagaAGCAGCGTTAGGCAAATTTCAAAAAGCGATTTCTTCTGTACAAGAAATTGAGAAAGATATTCTATATGCTTCTTCTCAAG GAAACCTCAATGGTTCTGATGCTGTTGATAATTTAGAGAGACAGGAGAATGTTGTTAAACAATGCGTTGATGAACTTGAAAAGTCTGAAGCAGTTAGAGCTGACCTTATTTCTCAGCTTAGAGAAGCACTTCAGGATCAA GAAACAAAGCTGGAGCAGGTTCGAAGTGAGATATCT GTTGCTCGCAGCCAGATTGAGCAAACAGCTAATATCAGACTCCAGCTAGCATCAACCTCCCCCTTGCCACCTCCAGGAAACCAAGTGGTGATCGAACCCTCTTTTTCTACTGCAATTTCAGCAGCCAACGTTACTGTGCCTCCTACAAATCCGTTGACTTCATTTGTGAACCCCACCGCGGAGGAGAGCAAGAAGGCTGCAGCTGCAGCAGTTGCTGCTAAACTAGCTGCCTCAACATCTTCTGCCCAGATGCTCACATCTATTCTTTCATCTCTTGTAGCAGAAGAGGCTGCATCAATGAGCAGTGGCTTGAAACGGCCGAAGCTGGAGCCACCAATGTCATTTTCTGATGGGAAGAATCCTGAAGGAGCGAATTCAACCTATTTTCCGACCTCACAGCAGGCAATGACCAGTATGGCACCCGTTCAGTCCAGCATTGCACAGAGTGGTTCTCAGGTGAACCAACTGCAGGTTCCGTTTCTTccacctcctccgcctccgccacCACTTGCACCTCCGGGTAATTCCCCTTCAAATCAAATGGGACAGTCTAATATGATGGGGCTGCCCTACGGTTACGGTGCAAACAACCTACTCCCTCCACCGCTCTCAAATGCACCAACGGGGTTTGCTAGGCCGAACCCTCCTCAGCAAACACAGCAGCagctgcagcagcagcagccagcAAGTGGTGGATACTACAGGCCCCCTGGTATCGGATTCTATGGGCAAAGCCACCAGCCGCCGACGCCTCCAATACATCGACAATGA
- the LOC121752438 gene encoding regulation of nuclear pre-mRNA domain-containing protein 2-like isoform X2, with protein sequence MGDENFNETNLTEKLSKLNSSQQSIESLSRWCISHRKKAKQVVETWEKLFKAAPNEQRVSFLYLSNDILQNSRRKGSEFVNEFWKVLPTALKIVYESTNENCRKVAFRLVDIWEERKVFGSRGQNLKYELQGKNPSPVKNEKIVVPNPIKVVKRDATSIRIKIAVGGLPEKILTALQLVHDEAAKEEAALGKFQKAISSVQEIEKDILYASSQGNLNGSDAVDNLERQENVVKQCVDELEKSEAVRADLISQLREALQDQVARSQIEQTANIRLQLASTSPLPPPGNQVVIEPSFSTAISAANVTVPPTNPLTSFVNPTAEESKKAAAAAVAAKLAASTSSAQMLTSILSSLVAEEAASMSSGLKRPKLEPPMSFSDGKNPEGANSTYFPTSQQAMTSMAPVQSSIAQSGSQVNQLQVPFLPPPPPPPPLAPPGNSPSNQMGQSNMMGLPYGYGANNLLPPPLSNAPTGFARPNPPQQTQQQLQQQQPASGGYYRPPGIGFYGQSHQPPTPPIHRQ encoded by the exons ATGGGTGatgaaaattttaatgagaCTAACCTGACTGAGAAACTGTCTAAACTCAACAGTTCTCAGCAAAGCATTGAGT CTTTGTCCCGGTGGTGCATTTCTCATCGTAAAAAGGCTAAGCAAGTTGTTGAAACATGGGAGAAGTTATTTAAGGCAGCGCCAAATGAACAGCGTGTTTCCTTTTTATACTTGTCCAATGACATCCTGCAAAATAGCAGGCGCAAGGGCAGTGAATTTGTCAATGAGTTCTGGAAGGTTCTTCCAACAGCTCTTAAGATTGTTTATGAAAGTACCAATGAAAATTGCAGGAAAGTTGCCTTCAGACTG GTTGACATCTGGGAAGAAAGAAAGGTTTTTGGATCTAGGGGACAAAATTTGAAATATGAATTGCAGGGGAAGAATCCTTCTCCTGTCAAGAATGAGAAGATTGTAGTTCCTAATCCTATTAAGGTGGTGAAGAGAGATGCAACATCTATCAGAATT AAAATAGCTGTGGGTGGTTTGCCAGAAAAAATTTTAACCGCGTTGCAGTTAGTACATGatgaagctgccaaagaagaAGCAGCGTTAGGCAAATTTCAAAAAGCGATTTCTTCTGTACAAGAAATTGAGAAAGATATTCTATATGCTTCTTCTCAAG GAAACCTCAATGGTTCTGATGCTGTTGATAATTTAGAGAGACAGGAGAATGTTGTTAAACAATGCGTTGATGAACTTGAAAAGTCTGAAGCAGTTAGAGCTGACCTTATTTCTCAGCTTAGAGAAGCACTTCAGGATCAA GTTGCTCGCAGCCAGATTGAGCAAACAGCTAATATCAGACTCCAGCTAGCATCAACCTCCCCCTTGCCACCTCCAGGAAACCAAGTGGTGATCGAACCCTCTTTTTCTACTGCAATTTCAGCAGCCAACGTTACTGTGCCTCCTACAAATCCGTTGACTTCATTTGTGAACCCCACCGCGGAGGAGAGCAAGAAGGCTGCAGCTGCAGCAGTTGCTGCTAAACTAGCTGCCTCAACATCTTCTGCCCAGATGCTCACATCTATTCTTTCATCTCTTGTAGCAGAAGAGGCTGCATCAATGAGCAGTGGCTTGAAACGGCCGAAGCTGGAGCCACCAATGTCATTTTCTGATGGGAAGAATCCTGAAGGAGCGAATTCAACCTATTTTCCGACCTCACAGCAGGCAATGACCAGTATGGCACCCGTTCAGTCCAGCATTGCACAGAGTGGTTCTCAGGTGAACCAACTGCAGGTTCCGTTTCTTccacctcctccgcctccgccacCACTTGCACCTCCGGGTAATTCCCCTTCAAATCAAATGGGACAGTCTAATATGATGGGGCTGCCCTACGGTTACGGTGCAAACAACCTACTCCCTCCACCGCTCTCAAATGCACCAACGGGGTTTGCTAGGCCGAACCCTCCTCAGCAAACACAGCAGCagctgcagcagcagcagccagcAAGTGGTGGATACTACAGGCCCCCTGGTATCGGATTCTATGGGCAAAGCCACCAGCCGCCGACGCCTCCAATACATCGACAATGA
- the LOC121752440 gene encoding ELMO domain-containing protein C-like codes for MSSRALRRRLQNEDIGGESHDRCETSASDALSQPLLADGDNDYNKPKEGTSLGEFLDEERRKEDPHWTIVFSNVIVQWAQWIANVVLGSGSLLARIIVPFISGTQSGDGYPLPPVLLSPLQEARLKYLKQRLSIPFDGTCSDHQDALRLLWRLAYPDRPLPALKSELWKDMGWQGSDPSTDFRGGGFISLENLIFFAKTYPEAFQNLLHKRDGDRSEWEYPFAVAGINVSFMLVQMLDLQSGNPSKLAGQRFVQMLSHDDMAFDNLFCVAFRMLDAQWLAKHASYMEFNEVLKSTRSQLEREMALEDVSGVKDLPAYNLLRI; via the exons ATGAGTTCCCGTGCGTTGAGAAGACGGTTGCAGAATGAAGATATTGGTGGAGAAAGCCATGATCGCTGCGAGACCTCGGCATCGGATGCGTTGAGCCAGCCGTTGCTGGCAGATGGAGATAATGACTATAATAAACCCAAGGAG GGGACGTCGCTTGGGGAGTTTTTGGATGAAGAACGACGTAAAGAGGATCCGCATTGGACTATAGTGTTCTCGAACGTGATTGTGCAGTGGGCTCAATGGATAG CAAATGTTGTTCTTGGTTCTGGGTCTCTACTAGCTCGAATCATAGTACCATTTATTTCGGGCACTCAAAGTGGAGATGGCTACCCCCTTCCACCTGTTTTACTTAGTCCCTTGCAG GAAGCAAGACTAAAATATCTAAAGCAAAGGCTTTCGATTCCTTTTGATGGCACCTGTTCAGATCATCAA GATGCACTTAGACTACTTTGGAGGTTAGCATATCCTGATAGACCCCTCCCAGCTCTTAAATCAGAGCTCTGGAAAGACATGGGCTGGCAGGGATCAGACCCTTCAACAGATTTCAG GGGTGGAGGCTTTATATCATTGGAGAATTTGATCTTCTTTGCCAAGACATATCCG GAAGCATTTCAAAACTTGTTGCACAAGAGAGATGGAGACAGGTCAGAGTGGGAGTATCCGTTCGCTGTGGCTGGCATCAATGTCTCTTTTATGCTGGTTCAAATGTTAGATCTTCAATCAG GTAATCCTAGCAAGTTAGCTGGTCAACGCTTTGTGCAGATGCTCAGCCACGATGATATGGCCTTCGACAACCTCTTTTGTGTCGCGTTCAGGATGCTGGACGCGCAGTGGCTTGCCAAGCATGCCTCATATATGGAATTCAAC GAAGTTCTTAAATCCACGAGATCACAACTAGAGCGCGAGATGGCGCTGGAAGATGTCTCGGGGGTGAAGGATTTGCCGGCATATAATTTACTGAGAATATAA
- the LOC121752439 gene encoding protein DETOXIFICATION 24-like: MDYGIHDHLLSSEQNEVANLKERIYEESKKIWWIALPGIIARVSSFGALIVTQSFIGHISAVDLAAYALVQTLTVRFANGILIGMSSATETLCGQAYGAKQHYMMGIYLQRSWIVNLITCTLLMPLFIFGGAIFRLLGQEPDIASASGYISLWFIPMLYNYVFVLTIQMYLQAQQKNIVVAWISVVQITVHVLLSWLFVSHFNWGIPGAMAALNISSVVVSFSELVYILGGWCPETWTGFSSAAFKDLLPVIKLSVSSGVMVCLELWYNSILVLLAGYMHNAEVAISAFSICLNVNGWEFMLCLGFLGAACVRISNELGRGDAKATKFSIKVLLSTSVVIGVLCSITCLAFGHNLGYLFTNDVTVVKAVSNLSHLLAISVLLNSIYPVLSGVSVGAGLQGTVAVINMCSYYFVGIPIGALLGYVAHLEVEGIWIGMIIGILVQTLSLSYMAFQTDWDLQVRLAAERLQRWSLKSSGTA; this comes from the exons ATGGATTATGGCATTCATGATCATCTGCTGAGCTCAGAGCAAAATGAGGTTGCTAATTTGAAGGAAAGAATTTACGAGGAGTCGAAGAAGATATGGTGGATTGCTCTTCCCGGCATAATCGCCAGAGTTTCGTCCTTCGGTGCCTTGATCGTCACTCAGTCCTTCATCGGCCACATAAGCGCCGTTGATCTTGCTGCTTACGCGCTCGTTCAGACCCTCACAGTTCGTTTCGCCAATGGAATTCTG ATTGGCATGTCGAGTGCAACCGAGACTCTGTGTGGACAAGCATACGGTGCGAAACAGCATTATATGATGGGGATTTATCTGCAAAGATCATGGATTGTGAACTTGATAACCTGCACCCTCTTGATGCCTCTCTTCATCTTCGGTGGGGCCATATTCAGACTGCTAGGCCAAGAGCCGGACATTGCATCTGCATCGGGTTACATCTCGTTGTGGTTCATCCCCATGCTGTACAACTATGTCTTCGTTCTCACGATCCAGATGTATCTGCAAGCGCAGCAGAAGAACATCGTGGTGGCTTGGATATCCGTGGTGCAGATCACCGTGCATGTCCTGCTGTCGTGGCTCTTCGTGAGCCATTTCAACTGGGGGATTCCTGGCGCCATGGCCGCCCTCAACATATCGTCTGTTGTGGTCAGCTTCTCTGAGTTAGTGTATATCTTAGGAGGCTGGTGTCCTGAGACTTGGACCGGGTTCAGCAGTGCTGCTTTCAAGGATCTCTTGCCTGTGATAAAGCTCTCGGTTTCCTCTGGTGTGATGGTTTG TTTGGAACTGTGGTACAATTCGATACTGGTGTTGTTGGCCGGGTACATGCACAATGCTGAGGTTGCTATATCTGCGTTTTCCATTTG TCTAAATGTCAACGGGTGGGAGTTCATGCTCTGCCTCGGGTTTCTTGGTGCTGCGTG TGTACGGATTTCGAATGAGCTGGGACGAGGAGATGCTAAGGCAACTAAATTCTCAATCAAAGTACTTCTATCCACTTCTGTGGTGATTGGGGTGCTCTGCAGCATCACTTGTCTTGCCTTCGGCCACAACCTCGGATACTTATTCACCAACGACGTGACAGTAGTGAAAGCCGTCTCAAATCTGTCTCATCTGCTTGCCATTTCTGTGCTGCTCAACAGTATCTATCCGGTTCTCTCAG GGGTGTCCGTAGGGGCCGGTCTGCAAGGAACGGTGGCAGTCATCAATATGTGCTCGTACTATTTTGTCGGAATTCCAATTGGTGCTCTACTCGGATACGTTGCACATCTAGAAGTTGAG GGTATATGGATTGGAATGATCATCGGAATCCTAGTTCAGACGTTGTCACTCAGCTATATGGCTTTTCAAACAGACTGGGACCTTCAGGTGAGGCTAGCCGCTGAACGGCTGCAACGTTGGTCCCTCAAATCGTCCGGCACTGCTTGA